In Spinacia oleracea cultivar Varoflay chromosome 5, BTI_SOV_V1, whole genome shotgun sequence, a single window of DNA contains:
- the LOC110774804 gene encoding uncharacterized protein isoform X5, with protein sequence MSYPGSQQHFGLSDLQLLQQQLMLARLQELQKRQQFGQLGDGKPSTSLNNMPLYGKPASGGQIPNLGSGTPFKASNMVSSSNLNWMHPNASSSMQGITRGSTYSHGEGLMMDPSLQQPNISFYGTPLASGRGNSGPYSSMQGVPHSSVYMLSVNSNEKPVSPVPEFANPFSGDNPSVSPGQGHSVDRSFLLRQGFQERGLVGQASAQTLNTGMSSQNFLHGKIDTHPKGYSRTGGHPSGSRFEQEQTKQTNDSRGTAILDPLEEKFLFDTEGSGWDTSFSKLAAIDTAEFVSTCHRESMNSFSSMQSGSWSALMQSAVAEASSSDAGIQEELSGLSFQNTDSSIGKQPSNLRAPSSSVGTMLINGTVPAGHPVYNWIGTNDKIFEDLSQGSRNSALSTSGMIRNDYEFVQQAVDSHNYMHVYDDTDQKDYKSMGHDHQSSSNPMAVDALYKRAAEIYGNQNRYQAENSCDSYNSKVSQADHACLNAEDSESSARSSHKSQNQALCVSSPGANSQQECFSHLKSSDAFPTHNDSLMKGKPKLPAEAFSKGSPASDMSASFESQNTSGHNKASQTRDHRSTMHVGFNISQAESQVLDIPKISVSQGGANPDKFSFQSSMPGDSSLGSLGNGQRGQTWWTPSSYGNSFPPLQRASLSQGCSGKNIFAKTTIETSNLKSESNSLEGLFSGPLHVSNRPDGKHISKVSETSVPIQRTFPEMTQQISLSDFLPTQDGYPLKNVSSFGHEYTASGASPVTQSTVIQDMSSLVGVTSRSLAMVKDSPHEQKASITETADVLKGHESAEKYLSILTDASAYAESSINQQGYPNSGLVQKSSSGITLSTLPTYSQPELLHNMGNIKQQEKICDADFNKVDYNSSSLYNLNKYRITDFPGQQPLYEMHEQAKNTVGSQFDSCSSRHTITPSLSSGARSSMMEISSEPSSLQYVYPHKVPVFAQGYSNGNNIISDRVRHMQNEYMKNRQILSLYDSATLYSIKAPESLQLNGTITHVNGIPAGRKCSIVPGLVNQMVTCEQPLPSSVVPADANVSLDLSKIKKRKTTMYDCLPWHKEVMKTLQVLPDISTSEQEWAEVTNRLIEKCIDEGERNEWEMRPSIRAKRRLISTTKLMQLVFRPPSPTVLSVNASVEYEIVTYSITKLALADACSLANKTRTDYNIPHEFGNIVAARNKNGRIADCLSDKATELFKRTEELETHIDRLSKGISVADVLVECQELEKFCVTNHFARYHSRVPDPGASDSASSLTGVASVRPFLQRYVSAVPLPPKLPEGVQCLSL encoded by the exons ATGTCATATCCTGGGTCACAGCAGCATTTTGGACTCAGTGACTTGCAACTTCTACAGCAGCAGCTTATGCTTGCACGGTTACAGGAACTTCAGAAACGACAGCAATTTGGGCAGTTAGGTGATGGAAAGCCATCAACCTCTTTAAATAATATGCCCCTATATGGTAAACCTGCTTCAGGTGGTCAAATCCCAAACCTAGGCAGTGGAACACCTTTTAAAGCATCAAACATGGTTTCGTCCAGTAATCTGAACTGGATGCATCCCAATGCCTCTTCATCTATGCAAGGAATAACCCGAGGTTCCACATATTCCCATGGTGAAGGGCTAATGATGGATCCCTCTTTGCAACAGCCTAATATATCTTTCTATGGAACACCTTTAGCTAGTGGGCGAGGCAATTCGGGACCGTATTCATCGATGCAAGGAGTACCACATAGCTCTGTCTATATGCTCTCTGTTAATTCAAATGAGAAGCCTGTCTCACCAGTGCCAGAATTTGCTAATCCGTTCTCGGGTGATAATCCTTCTGTTTCTCCGGGTCAAGGTCATTCTGTGGACAGGTCTTTCTTGCTAAGGCAAGGGTTCCAGGAAAGAGGTTTAGTAGGTCAAGCTTCTGCTCAGACGTTAAATACTGGAATGTCTTCACAAAATTTCCTGCACGGGAAAATAGATACCCATCCAAAAGGATACAGCAGAACAGGTGGACATCCAAGTGGCTCTAGATTCGAGCAAGAACAAACCAAACAAACTAATGATTCTCGAGGTACTGCTATATTGGATCCTCTAGAAGAGAAGTTCTTGTTTGATACAGAGGGCAGCGGCTGGGACACTTCTTTCAGCAAGCTTGCTGCCATAGATACTGCAGAATTTGTGAGTACTTGTCATAGAGAAAGTATGAATTCATTTTCTTCTATGCAAAGCGGAAGCTGGAGTGCTCTTATGCAGTCTGCTGTTGCTGAGGCTTCTAGCAGTGACGCTGGTATACAGGAAGAGTTGAGTGGTTTAAGTTTTCAGAACACAGACTCATCCATCGGAAAACAACCATCAAATCTGAGAGCTCCTTCATCATCTGTTGGCACCATG CTAATAAATGGAACTGTTCCAGCTGGACACCCAGTATATAATTGGATTGGTACGAATGATAAAATTTTTGAAG ATCTTTCTCAGGGAAGCAGAAATTCTGCTCTTTCAACGTCAGGCATGATCAGAAATGATTATGAGTTCGTTCAGCAGGCAGTTGACAGTCATAATTACATGCATGTGTACGATGATACTGATCAGAAAGATTACAAAAGCATGGGGCATGACCACCAGTCAAGTAGTAACCCCATGGCTGTTGATGCACTTTATAAAAGAGCAGCTGAAATATATGGAAATCAAAACCGCTATCAAGCAGAAAATTCATGTGACAGCTACAATTCTAAAGTATCACAAGCAGATCATGCATGCTTGAATGCGGAAGACTCTGAATCTTCTGCAAGGAGCAGCCACAAATCACAAAACCAG GCCCTGTGCGTATCCTCCCCTGGAGCTAACAGTCAGCAAGAGTGTTTTAGCCACTTAAAGTCCAGCGATGCATTTCCTACACATAATGATTCTTTGATGAAG GGGAAGCCAAAGTTGCCAGCTGAAGCATTTTCAAAAGGCAGTCCAGCATCTGACATGTCTGCTTCTTTTGAGAG TCAAAATACATCCGGGCATAACAAGGCAAGCCAAACCAGGGATCATAGAAGTACAATGCACGTGGGTTTCAATATCAGTCAGGCAGAGTCCCAGGTACTGGATATACCAAAAATCTCAGTTTCTCAGGGGGGAGCCAATCCAgacaaattttcctttcaaaGCTCCATGCCAGGGGATTCTAGTCTTGGTAGTTTGGGAAATGGACAAAGAGGTCAAACATGGTGGACACCCTCATCTTATGGGAATTCTTTTCCTCCGTTGCAAAGAGCTTCTCTATCACAAGGTTGCAGTGGCAAGAACATTTTTGCAAAGACTACAATTGAAACCTCAAACTTAAAAAGTGAGAGTAACTCCCTTGAAGGTTTATTTTCTGGTCCTCTGCATGTGAGCAACCGGCCTGATGGAAAACACATATCTAAAGTTTCTGAAACATCTGTACCAATTCAAAGGACTTTTCCTGAGATGACTCAACAAATATCTTTGTCTGATTTTCTCCCTACCCAAGATGGTTACCCATTAAAGAATGTCAGTTCTTTTGGCCATGAGTATACTGCCTCAGGAGCCTCTCCAGTCACACAGTCGACAGTTATACAAG ATATGTCATCGTTGGTTGGTGTAACTTCCAGGAGTTTAGCAATGGTCAAAGATAGTCCTCATGAGCAAAAGGCGTCAATAACTGAGACTGCTGATGTTCTTAAAGGTCATGAATCTGCAGAGAAGTACCTCAGTATCTTAACTGATGCATCGGCTTATGCGGAAAGTTCTATAAACCAGCAGGGCTACCCTAATAGTGGGCTGGTTCAGAAGAGTTCCTCTGGGATAACCTTAAGTACTCTTCCCACCTATAGCCAACCTGAACTATTACATAATATGGGTAACATCAAGCAGCAAGAAAAGATCTGTGATGCTGATTTTAATAAGGTGGACTACAATTCATCTTCTCTATACAACCTAAATAAGTACAGGATTACTGATTTCCCAGGGCAACAACCACTGTATGAAATGCATGAACAGGCCAAAAATACTGTTGGCAGTCAATTTGATTCATGTTCATCTCGCCACACTATCACCCCTTCTTTGTCTTCCGGGGCAAGAAGCAGCATGATGGAAATATCTTCAGAACCTTCGTCTTTGCAATATGTATATCCTCATAAGGTGCCTGTCTTTGCCCAGGGTTACTCAAATGGTAACAATATCATATCTGATAGAGTTAGACATATGCAGAATGAATATATGAAAAATAGGCAGATTCTATCTCTGTATGATTCTGCAACCCTTTATTCCATTAAGGCACCTGAGAGTTTGCAATTAAATGGAACTATCACACATGTTAATGGAATTCCAGCTGGCAGAAAATGTAGTATTGTGCCAGGTCTGGTTAATCAGATGGTCACATGTGAACAACCACTACCATCATCTGTGGTTCCTGCAGATGCTAACGTAAGCCTGGATCTTAGTAAAATAAAGAAGCGTAAGACTACCATGTATGACTGCCTTCCCTGgcacaaggaggtgatgaaaaCTCTACAGGTGCTTCCAGATATCAG TACTTCAGAGCAAGAGTGGGCAGAGGTTACGAATCGGCTGATAGAGAAG TGTATAGATGAAGGTGAGAGAAATGAATGGGAAATGCGACCATCTATACGTGCCAAGAGAAGACTCATTTCGACTACAAAGCTCATGCAGCTGGTTTTTCGACCCCCGTCACCAACTGTCCTTTCTGTAAATGCTAGTGTGGAATATGAGATTGTGACATACTCTATTACCAAGTTAGCATTAGCTGATGCATGCAGTTTGGCCAATAAAACAAGGACTGATTATAACATTCCTCATGAATTCGGTAACAT TGTTGCTGCCAGGAACAAAAATGGCAGGATTGCTGATTGCCTTTCTGATAAAGCTACGGAACTTTTTAAGAGAACCGAAGAGTTGGAAACCCATATAGACAG ATTGAGCAAGGGTATTTCAGTTGCAGATGTCCTGGTAGAGTGCCAGGAGCTAGAGAAGTTTTGTGTCACTAACCATTTTGCGAGATACCATAGCCGTGTACCAGACCCAGGGGCAAGTGATTCAGCATCTTCGTTAACTGGTGTGGCATCTGTAAGACCATTCCTTCAGAGATATGTTAGTGCAGTTCCCTTACCCCCGAAATTACCAGAAGGGGTACAATGTCTTTCACTTTGA
- the LOC110774804 gene encoding uncharacterized protein isoform X6, with protein sequence MSYPGSQQHFGLSDLQLLQQQLMLARLQELQKRQQFGQLGDGKPSTSLNNMPLYGKPASGGQIPNLGSGTPFKASNMVSSSNLNWMHPNASSSMQGITRGSTYSHGEGLMMDPSLQQPNISFYGTPLASGRGNSGPYSSMQGVPHSSVYMLSVNSNEKPVSPVPEFANPFSGDNPSVSPGQGHSVDRSFLLRQGFQERGLVGQASAQTLNTGMSSQNFLHGKIDTHPKGYSRTGGHPSGSRFEQEQTKQTNDSRGTAILDPLEEKFLFDTEGSGWDTSFSKLAAIDTAEFVSTCHRESMNSFSSMQSGSWSALMQSAVAEASSSDAGIQEELSGLSFQNTDSSIGKQPSNLRAPSSSVGTMLINGTVPAGHPVYNWIGTNDKIFEDLSQGSRNSALSTSGMIRNDYEFVQQAVDSHNYMHVYDDTDQKDYKSMGHDHQSSSNPMAVDALYKRAAEIYGNQNRYQAENSCDSYNSKVSQADHACLNAEDSESSARSSHKSQNQALCVSSPGANSQQECFSHLKSSDAFPTHNDSLMKGKPKLPAEAFSKGSPASDMSASFESQNTSGHNKASQTRDHRSTMHVGFNISQAESQVLDIPKISVSQGGANPDKFSFQSSMPGDSSLGSLGNGQRGQTWWTPSSYGNSFPPLQRASLSQGCSGKNIFAKTTIETSNLKSESNSLEGLFSGPLHVSNRPDGKHISKVSETSVPIQRTFPEMTQQISLSDFLPTQDGYPLKNVSSFGHEYTASGASPVTQSTVIQDMSSLVGVTSRSLAMVKDSPHEQKASITETADVLKGHESAEKYLSILTDASAYAESSINQQGYPNSGLVQKSSSGITLSTLPTYSQPELLHNMGNIKQQEKICDADFNKVDYNSSSLYNLNKYRITDFPGQQPLYEMHEQAKNTVGSQFDSCSSRHTITPSLSSGARSSMMEISSEPSSLQYVYPHKVPVFAQGYSNGNNIISDRVRHMQNEYMKNRQILSLYDSATLYSIKAPESLQLNGTITHVNGIPAGRKCSIVPGLVNQMVTCEQPLPSSVVPADANVSLDLSKIKKRKTTMYDCLPWHKEVMKTLQVLPDISTSEQEWAEVTNRLIEKCIDEGERNEWEMRPSIRAKRRLISTTKLMQLVFRPPSPTVLSVNASVEYEIVTYSITKLALADACSLANKTRTDYNIPHEFGNMNKNGRIADCLSDKATELFKRTEELETHIDRLSKGISVADVLVECQELEKFCVTNHFARYHSRVPDPGASDSASSLTGVASVRPFLQRYVSAVPLPPKLPEGVQCLSL encoded by the exons ATGTCATATCCTGGGTCACAGCAGCATTTTGGACTCAGTGACTTGCAACTTCTACAGCAGCAGCTTATGCTTGCACGGTTACAGGAACTTCAGAAACGACAGCAATTTGGGCAGTTAGGTGATGGAAAGCCATCAACCTCTTTAAATAATATGCCCCTATATGGTAAACCTGCTTCAGGTGGTCAAATCCCAAACCTAGGCAGTGGAACACCTTTTAAAGCATCAAACATGGTTTCGTCCAGTAATCTGAACTGGATGCATCCCAATGCCTCTTCATCTATGCAAGGAATAACCCGAGGTTCCACATATTCCCATGGTGAAGGGCTAATGATGGATCCCTCTTTGCAACAGCCTAATATATCTTTCTATGGAACACCTTTAGCTAGTGGGCGAGGCAATTCGGGACCGTATTCATCGATGCAAGGAGTACCACATAGCTCTGTCTATATGCTCTCTGTTAATTCAAATGAGAAGCCTGTCTCACCAGTGCCAGAATTTGCTAATCCGTTCTCGGGTGATAATCCTTCTGTTTCTCCGGGTCAAGGTCATTCTGTGGACAGGTCTTTCTTGCTAAGGCAAGGGTTCCAGGAAAGAGGTTTAGTAGGTCAAGCTTCTGCTCAGACGTTAAATACTGGAATGTCTTCACAAAATTTCCTGCACGGGAAAATAGATACCCATCCAAAAGGATACAGCAGAACAGGTGGACATCCAAGTGGCTCTAGATTCGAGCAAGAACAAACCAAACAAACTAATGATTCTCGAGGTACTGCTATATTGGATCCTCTAGAAGAGAAGTTCTTGTTTGATACAGAGGGCAGCGGCTGGGACACTTCTTTCAGCAAGCTTGCTGCCATAGATACTGCAGAATTTGTGAGTACTTGTCATAGAGAAAGTATGAATTCATTTTCTTCTATGCAAAGCGGAAGCTGGAGTGCTCTTATGCAGTCTGCTGTTGCTGAGGCTTCTAGCAGTGACGCTGGTATACAGGAAGAGTTGAGTGGTTTAAGTTTTCAGAACACAGACTCATCCATCGGAAAACAACCATCAAATCTGAGAGCTCCTTCATCATCTGTTGGCACCATG CTAATAAATGGAACTGTTCCAGCTGGACACCCAGTATATAATTGGATTGGTACGAATGATAAAATTTTTGAAG ATCTTTCTCAGGGAAGCAGAAATTCTGCTCTTTCAACGTCAGGCATGATCAGAAATGATTATGAGTTCGTTCAGCAGGCAGTTGACAGTCATAATTACATGCATGTGTACGATGATACTGATCAGAAAGATTACAAAAGCATGGGGCATGACCACCAGTCAAGTAGTAACCCCATGGCTGTTGATGCACTTTATAAAAGAGCAGCTGAAATATATGGAAATCAAAACCGCTATCAAGCAGAAAATTCATGTGACAGCTACAATTCTAAAGTATCACAAGCAGATCATGCATGCTTGAATGCGGAAGACTCTGAATCTTCTGCAAGGAGCAGCCACAAATCACAAAACCAG GCCCTGTGCGTATCCTCCCCTGGAGCTAACAGTCAGCAAGAGTGTTTTAGCCACTTAAAGTCCAGCGATGCATTTCCTACACATAATGATTCTTTGATGAAG GGGAAGCCAAAGTTGCCAGCTGAAGCATTTTCAAAAGGCAGTCCAGCATCTGACATGTCTGCTTCTTTTGAGAG TCAAAATACATCCGGGCATAACAAGGCAAGCCAAACCAGGGATCATAGAAGTACAATGCACGTGGGTTTCAATATCAGTCAGGCAGAGTCCCAGGTACTGGATATACCAAAAATCTCAGTTTCTCAGGGGGGAGCCAATCCAgacaaattttcctttcaaaGCTCCATGCCAGGGGATTCTAGTCTTGGTAGTTTGGGAAATGGACAAAGAGGTCAAACATGGTGGACACCCTCATCTTATGGGAATTCTTTTCCTCCGTTGCAAAGAGCTTCTCTATCACAAGGTTGCAGTGGCAAGAACATTTTTGCAAAGACTACAATTGAAACCTCAAACTTAAAAAGTGAGAGTAACTCCCTTGAAGGTTTATTTTCTGGTCCTCTGCATGTGAGCAACCGGCCTGATGGAAAACACATATCTAAAGTTTCTGAAACATCTGTACCAATTCAAAGGACTTTTCCTGAGATGACTCAACAAATATCTTTGTCTGATTTTCTCCCTACCCAAGATGGTTACCCATTAAAGAATGTCAGTTCTTTTGGCCATGAGTATACTGCCTCAGGAGCCTCTCCAGTCACACAGTCGACAGTTATACAAG ATATGTCATCGTTGGTTGGTGTAACTTCCAGGAGTTTAGCAATGGTCAAAGATAGTCCTCATGAGCAAAAGGCGTCAATAACTGAGACTGCTGATGTTCTTAAAGGTCATGAATCTGCAGAGAAGTACCTCAGTATCTTAACTGATGCATCGGCTTATGCGGAAAGTTCTATAAACCAGCAGGGCTACCCTAATAGTGGGCTGGTTCAGAAGAGTTCCTCTGGGATAACCTTAAGTACTCTTCCCACCTATAGCCAACCTGAACTATTACATAATATGGGTAACATCAAGCAGCAAGAAAAGATCTGTGATGCTGATTTTAATAAGGTGGACTACAATTCATCTTCTCTATACAACCTAAATAAGTACAGGATTACTGATTTCCCAGGGCAACAACCACTGTATGAAATGCATGAACAGGCCAAAAATACTGTTGGCAGTCAATTTGATTCATGTTCATCTCGCCACACTATCACCCCTTCTTTGTCTTCCGGGGCAAGAAGCAGCATGATGGAAATATCTTCAGAACCTTCGTCTTTGCAATATGTATATCCTCATAAGGTGCCTGTCTTTGCCCAGGGTTACTCAAATGGTAACAATATCATATCTGATAGAGTTAGACATATGCAGAATGAATATATGAAAAATAGGCAGATTCTATCTCTGTATGATTCTGCAACCCTTTATTCCATTAAGGCACCTGAGAGTTTGCAATTAAATGGAACTATCACACATGTTAATGGAATTCCAGCTGGCAGAAAATGTAGTATTGTGCCAGGTCTGGTTAATCAGATGGTCACATGTGAACAACCACTACCATCATCTGTGGTTCCTGCAGATGCTAACGTAAGCCTGGATCTTAGTAAAATAAAGAAGCGTAAGACTACCATGTATGACTGCCTTCCCTGgcacaaggaggtgatgaaaaCTCTACAGGTGCTTCCAGATATCAG TACTTCAGAGCAAGAGTGGGCAGAGGTTACGAATCGGCTGATAGAGAAG TGTATAGATGAAGGTGAGAGAAATGAATGGGAAATGCGACCATCTATACGTGCCAAGAGAAGACTCATTTCGACTACAAAGCTCATGCAGCTGGTTTTTCGACCCCCGTCACCAACTGTCCTTTCTGTAAATGCTAGTGTGGAATATGAGATTGTGACATACTCTATTACCAAGTTAGCATTAGCTGATGCATGCAGTTTGGCCAATAAAACAAGGACTGATTATAACATTCCTCATGAATTCGGTAACAT GAACAAAAATGGCAGGATTGCTGATTGCCTTTCTGATAAAGCTACGGAACTTTTTAAGAGAACCGAAGAGTTGGAAACCCATATAGACAG ATTGAGCAAGGGTATTTCAGTTGCAGATGTCCTGGTAGAGTGCCAGGAGCTAGAGAAGTTTTGTGTCACTAACCATTTTGCGAGATACCATAGCCGTGTACCAGACCCAGGGGCAAGTGATTCAGCATCTTCGTTAACTGGTGTGGCATCTGTAAGACCATTCCTTCAGAGATATGTTAGTGCAGTTCCCTTACCCCCGAAATTACCAGAAGGGGTACAATGTCTTTCACTTTGA